Proteins encoded in a region of the Candidatus Zixiibacteriota bacterium genome:
- a CDS encoding GNAT family N-acetyltransferase → MISTSTDKAALEQHFRKDPVLYAYHIGDLDDFFFPKCQWLVYQTDDGVIDEALLIYKGPSTPTVLAFGVSNEFNSLVEASIADLPGRFFCHFQKAQRKLLAQAFEIQAFGPHLKMQLKDYTPPPNDPRSDAVDRFDRSHLSMLQSFYAEAYPDSYFDQRMLDTGKCFGYFENNQLLAAAGLHVYSVEYDIAVLGNIATMPADRGRGLGTLMTAHLVSELVAERRGCVCLNVKADNMAAIKCYEKLGFAIVHQYEEGLFVRQ, encoded by the coding sequence ATGATCTCCACAAGTACCGACAAAGCCGCCTTGGAGCAACACTTCCGCAAGGACCCGGTGCTGTATGCCTATCATATAGGTGACCTGGACGATTTCTTCTTCCCAAAATGTCAATGGTTGGTATATCAAACCGACGACGGCGTAATCGACGAAGCGCTACTGATCTACAAAGGTCCATCGACACCAACCGTGCTCGCTTTCGGTGTGTCAAACGAATTTAATTCTCTTGTCGAGGCTTCAATCGCAGACCTTCCGGGTAGGTTCTTCTGTCATTTTCAAAAGGCACAACGCAAACTGTTGGCCCAAGCGTTTGAGATTCAAGCGTTCGGACCGCATCTCAAGATGCAATTGAAAGACTACACACCACCGCCCAATGATCCACGCTCCGATGCTGTTGACCGCTTCGACCGGTCGCATCTGTCGATGCTACAATCGTTCTACGCTGAGGCATACCCGGACAGCTATTTCGATCAACGCATGCTTGACACCGGAAAGTGTTTCGGCTACTTCGAAAACAACCAGTTGTTGGCCGCCGCCGGCTTGCATGTCTATTCGGTCGAGTACGACATAGCGGTATTGGGCAACATTGCAACGATGCCGGCTGATCGTGGCCGCGGCCTGGGGACCTTGATGACAGCGCACCTGGTGTCTGAACTGGTAGCGGAAAGGCGTGGATGCGTTTGCCTAAACGTTAAGGCCGACAACATGGCCGCCATAAAATGCTATGAGAAGTTGGGTTTCGCGATTGTCCACCAATACGAAGAGGGGCTGTTTGTCAGGCAGTAA
- the hflX gene encoding GTPase HflX, translating to MVIDNTKNETEKAILVGRAPDSRQRAEVEASLEELARLTYTAGAKIVAKRIQTRPRPDPAMFIGKGLVQQLKEQLESDGANCVIFDDTLSPAQQRNLEKALDAKVIDRPILILDIFANQARTRAARLQVELAQLEYTLPRLTGAWVHFSRQYGQIGSKGPGETQLEIDRRQVRTKIAHLKGLLKKLDKQRSTQRKQRQKMFKIAMVGYTNAGKSTLFNLLTRGGVTTADRLFTTLDSTTRQMVSRHPINVVISDTVGFIKKLPHQLVESFKSTLEEVSLADLLIHVVDCSAVDFEQRFQQTRQVLADIQAERVPYLLVYNKIDLNSEFVPPTADATTSFLVSASKKVGIAALQTELIARSQHGPRKNDRQS from the coding sequence GTGGTCATCGATAACACCAAAAACGAAACCGAAAAAGCCATACTGGTCGGTCGCGCCCCGGATTCCCGGCAACGGGCTGAAGTCGAAGCTTCGCTTGAGGAGCTGGCCCGGCTCACTTATACCGCCGGGGCCAAGATCGTAGCCAAACGTATCCAAACCCGGCCACGCCCGGACCCGGCCATGTTCATCGGCAAGGGTCTGGTGCAACAGTTGAAAGAACAACTTGAGTCCGATGGTGCCAACTGTGTCATTTTCGATGACACCCTCAGCCCGGCTCAGCAGCGCAACCTCGAAAAAGCGCTGGATGCAAAGGTGATCGACCGTCCGATTTTGATTCTGGATATTTTCGCCAATCAGGCCCGCACCCGGGCCGCTCGTTTGCAAGTGGAGTTGGCCCAGCTTGAGTACACGCTGCCACGGTTGACCGGCGCATGGGTTCATTTCTCGCGCCAGTACGGCCAGATCGGCTCCAAGGGACCGGGTGAAACGCAGCTGGAAATCGACCGTCGGCAGGTTCGCACAAAAATCGCCCACCTAAAAGGACTGCTTAAGAAACTCGACAAACAACGTTCGACCCAGCGCAAACAACGCCAGAAGATGTTCAAAATCGCTATGGTCGGTTATACCAACGCCGGTAAATCGACCCTGTTCAACCTGCTGACCCGGGGCGGTGTGACCACGGCCGACCGGCTCTTCACCACCCTGGATTCAACAACTCGGCAGATGGTCAGCCGACATCCAATCAACGTAGTTATCTCAGACACGGTCGGTTTTATCAAAAAACTCCCGCATCAATTGGTAGAATCGTTCAAATCGACCCTTGAAGAGGTCAGTCTGGCCGACCTTTTGATACATGTAGTCGATTGCTCCGCCGTAGACTTTGAGCAACGCTTCCAACAGACACGCCAGGTGCTGGCTGACATTCAGGCTGAAAGGGTCCCTTACCTGTTGGTGTACAACAAGATCGACCTTAATTCGGAGTTTGTACCGCCAACTGCCGATGCTACCACCAGCTTTCTGGTTTCAGCTTCCAAGAAAGTGGGGATTGCCGCTCTACAAACGGAATTGATCGCCCGCTCCCAGCACGGCCCCAGGAAAAACGACCGCCAGAGCTAA
- a CDS encoding response regulator — translation MTKSILIVDDNPNMSSLLSEMLEVFDYESVRAANGSDALEQLADGEFSLVITDMRMPKMTGMELLREVKERFPKIPVVLISGYSVGDMETEESTAKPDGFLAKPFMMSDIEKLLNSLL, via the coding sequence ATGACCAAGTCTATTTTGATCGTTGACGACAACCCCAACATGTCCTCGCTCCTATCGGAAATGCTCGAAGTTTTCGATTATGAGTCGGTCAGAGCAGCCAACGGCAGCGACGCTCTGGAACAACTGGCCGATGGTGAGTTTTCGTTGGTAATCACCGACATGCGCATGCCGAAAATGACCGGTATGGAACTCTTGCGTGAGGTCAAAGAGAGGTTCCCCAAAATCCCCGTGGTGCTCATTTCCGGCTACTCAGTCGGAGACATGGAGACCGAAGAGTCCACCGCCAAACCGGACGGCTTTCTGGCCAAACCGTTCATGATGTCCGACATTGAAAAATTGCTGAATAGTCTTCTGTAA
- a CDS encoding adenosine-specific kinase has product MARIETDYKTKIVQVEIPADANVIFGMSHFIKTVEDLYEALVSSSMSLKFGIAFCEASMKRLIRTDGNNPELIEMASSAAFDVACGHTFFIYLRDGFPINVLNRVKAVPEVCRIFCATANPLQVLIAETNQGRGVLGVIDGETPLGIETDDDKAERVEFLKKIGYKR; this is encoded by the coding sequence ATGGCCAGGATTGAAACTGATTACAAGACCAAAATCGTGCAGGTGGAAATCCCTGCCGATGCAAACGTGATCTTCGGCATGTCGCATTTTATTAAGACGGTCGAGGATCTATATGAGGCGCTGGTGTCGTCGTCGATGTCGCTCAAATTCGGGATTGCTTTTTGTGAAGCTTCGATGAAACGCTTGATCCGCACCGACGGTAACAATCCCGAATTGATCGAAATGGCATCATCGGCTGCTTTCGATGTTGCCTGCGGGCATACTTTTTTCATCTATCTGCGCGATGGTTTCCCGATCAACGTGCTCAACCGGGTCAAAGCGGTGCCCGAGGTCTGTCGCATCTTTTGTGCGACGGCCAATCCGCTTCAGGTGCTGATTGCCGAAACCAATCAGGGTCGTGGTGTGCTTGGTGTCATCGACGGCGAGACTCCGTTGGGTATCGAGACCGATGATGACAAAGCCGAGCGCGTCGAATTCCTCAAGAAGATTGGGTACAAGCGGTAG
- a CDS encoding HDOD domain-containing protein — translation MTNDIFEQILKDHKELSSLPQTLAEVLKIVKDENASTRDLADVLVKDPALTAKLLRIVNSPYYGAGREITTVTQAAMTLGTRAISALALSSSIYDLSGQWQVSVDRQRFWRHSLEVAMAARMIARESGYAYPEEAFICGLLHDIGILILEKSFPDKFQRIWKQAEAGESISELEEHIWGTNHARIGQFLLEQWGLPAVICEAVGHHHSQILTESTDPELRPAQIVSLANLVSRFTIAKVRPELAENAESMSTLSAALELAPPRLVQLQEDLLSAFIEEAKFLEIEIGSPEELLIEANRIIYSHYLSVENLLSENRRMQQEVARAQMEKATLEALKTITATFNHYINNASATILGRAQLIELKIKSDEIGDPNGEAAGAMSTIVEGVNTITSVIAELQELTKFKTTVYHDDTYIIDLEGRLKKQLDHLQRGHSAAAVAKPPPQST, via the coding sequence ATGACCAATGATATCTTTGAACAGATTCTGAAAGACCACAAAGAACTCTCGTCGCTGCCACAGACACTGGCCGAAGTGCTGAAGATTGTCAAAGACGAGAACGCTTCCACTCGTGATCTGGCCGACGTGCTGGTGAAGGACCCGGCCCTGACAGCCAAGTTGCTGCGTATTGTCAACAGTCCCTATTACGGCGCCGGTCGCGAGATTACCACCGTCACTCAGGCAGCCATGACTCTGGGCACGCGGGCTATCTCCGCTCTGGCTTTGTCCAGTTCGATTTATGATCTGTCGGGGCAGTGGCAGGTTTCGGTGGATCGGCAGCGTTTCTGGCGACACTCACTGGAAGTGGCTATGGCGGCTCGGATGATTGCCCGTGAGAGCGGTTATGCCTACCCGGAGGAGGCCTTCATCTGCGGTTTGCTGCACGATATCGGCATACTGATCCTGGAAAAATCGTTCCCGGACAAGTTTCAGCGTATCTGGAAACAGGCCGAAGCCGGTGAATCAATCAGTGAATTGGAAGAGCATATCTGGGGCACCAACCATGCTCGGATCGGTCAATTCTTGTTGGAACAATGGGGCCTGCCGGCGGTGATATGTGAGGCGGTGGGACATCATCATAGCCAGATATTAACCGAGAGCACCGATCCGGAGTTGCGTCCGGCACAGATCGTTTCGCTGGCCAATCTGGTTTCCAGGTTTACGATCGCCAAAGTACGGCCGGAACTGGCTGAGAATGCCGAGAGTATGTCGACCCTATCCGCCGCTCTGGAACTGGCGCCGCCCAGGTTGGTGCAATTACAGGAAGACCTGCTGTCGGCTTTCATAGAGGAAGCAAAGTTCCTTGAAATCGAAATCGGATCGCCCGAAGAGTTGCTGATAGAGGCAAATCGGATTATCTACTCACACTATCTCTCGGTAGAAAATCTGCTCAGCGAGAACCGGCGGATGCAACAGGAAGTAGCTCGTGCCCAGATGGAGAAAGCCACCCTGGAAGCGCTCAAGACGATCACGGCCACCTTCAATCATTATATCAACAACGCTTCGGCCACCATTCTCGGGCGGGCGCAACTAATTGAGTTGAAGATTAAAAGCGATGAAATCGGTGATCCCAACGGTGAGGCGGCCGGTGCCATGAGCACGATCGTTGAGGGTGTCAACACTATCACATCGGTTATCGCCGAGCTTCAGGAGTTGACCAAATTCAAAACCACCGTATACCACGACGACACCTATATCATTGATTTGGAGGGTCGTCTCAAGAAACAGCTGGACCATTTGCAACGGGGCCACTCGGCCGCAGCAGTTGCAAAACCTCCCCCACAATCTACTTAG
- a CDS encoding Crp/Fnr family transcriptional regulator — protein sequence MQQILKMSHLFSELEDRSLNEIASASSLKSCDPGDTFFFEGDPVHSFFIVGSGRVKVFKLSPDGKEQILMVAEPGDSFAEAAMFAGGRYPASATALERSEVLVVNRERFVGILQREPGLALNMIARLSELLRSLTKLVEGLSLTDVTTRLAKHLLDLIPDTDSNEATVTLNEKKTILASKLGTIPETLSRSLARLSREKIIAVEGATIRILDRQRLQQLVEGNSTGVHP from the coding sequence ATGCAGCAAATATTGAAGATGTCGCATCTGTTCAGCGAATTGGAGGATCGTTCGTTGAATGAAATCGCCTCCGCCTCAAGCCTGAAATCCTGCGACCCCGGAGACACGTTTTTTTTCGAGGGTGATCCGGTTCATTCGTTTTTCATTGTTGGTTCCGGTCGGGTAAAAGTGTTCAAGCTTTCACCGGACGGCAAAGAACAAATCCTGATGGTGGCCGAACCGGGGGACAGCTTTGCCGAAGCTGCGATGTTTGCCGGGGGGCGGTATCCAGCTTCGGCCACGGCCCTGGAACGATCTGAGGTACTGGTGGTGAACCGCGAACGGTTTGTCGGCATTCTTCAGCGAGAGCCCGGCCTGGCACTCAACATGATCGCACGACTGTCTGAGCTGCTCAGAAGCCTGACCAAGCTGGTCGAGGGTCTTTCTTTGACCGATGTTACCACCCGACTGGCCAAACATCTCCTGGACCTGATTCCCGACACGGACAGTAATGAAGCGACGGTGACTTTGAACGAAAAGAAAACGATACTGGCTTCCAAGCTGGGTACTATCCCCGAAACGCTGTCGCGTTCTTTGGCGCGGCTTTCCCGCGAGAAGATAATTGCAGTCGAAGGCGCTACTATTCGCATTCTCGACCGCCAGCGTTTGCAGCAGCTGGTCGAAGGCAACTCAACCGGCGTCCACCCATAA
- a CDS encoding DinB family protein — MKHEIKLPRGYDPKTQTKVGLFAAQLDDQLKRLKNNVKGLTIKQLEWQQKPGMNTIGMLLAHLALVEVWWIRIAPKGIPWQPDGKKLIQKACGFEDDGLPMPPSGRHSKYLKGYSLERYLKILAKVRRSIHREMKVWRDRDLDKLYALGSRRISRMWTLYHVLEHFAAHFGQVLMLKHLMRDAGVLPPAKKKK, encoded by the coding sequence ATGAAGCACGAAATCAAACTTCCCCGTGGCTACGACCCGAAAACGCAGACAAAAGTTGGCCTATTCGCCGCCCAATTGGACGATCAACTGAAGCGACTGAAGAACAACGTAAAGGGACTCACCATCAAACAACTGGAATGGCAGCAGAAGCCGGGAATGAATACCATAGGCATGTTACTGGCGCACCTGGCCCTGGTGGAAGTATGGTGGATCAGGATAGCTCCCAAAGGCATTCCCTGGCAGCCCGACGGCAAGAAGTTGATTCAGAAAGCCTGTGGTTTCGAAGACGACGGATTGCCAATGCCGCCCAGTGGTCGACACTCGAAGTACTTGAAGGGATACTCCCTCGAAAGATACCTGAAAATCCTGGCCAAAGTGCGGCGATCTATTCACCGTGAAATGAAGGTTTGGCGTGACCGTGATCTTGACAAGTTGTATGCCTTGGGCAGCAGGCGAATCTCCCGGATGTGGACGCTGTACCACGTGCTCGAACATTTCGCTGCCCACTTTGGCCAGGTACTGATGCTCAAGCACCTCATGCGCGACGCCGGCGTACTGCCTCCTGCAAAGAAGAAGAAATAG
- a CDS encoding iron-sulfur cluster assembly scaffold protein has product MYNETVMKHFANPRNTGEIDEADGVGTVGNPNCGDMMKLYIRVVDGRLVEVKYKTFGCAAAIASSSVASELVKGKSLEQALSVKAEDIVDLLDGLPDEKVACSVIAPDAIRAAVEDYRKKAAGNSPT; this is encoded by the coding sequence ATGTACAACGAAACGGTGATGAAACACTTTGCAAATCCTCGCAACACCGGCGAGATCGACGAAGCTGACGGCGTCGGCACGGTCGGTAATCCCAACTGCGGCGACATGATGAAGCTCTACATAAGAGTTGTCGACGGACGTCTCGTAGAGGTGAAGTACAAGACCTTCGGGTGCGCTGCCGCTATTGCCAGCAGTTCGGTGGCCAGTGAACTGGTCAAAGGAAAGAGCCTGGAGCAAGCTTTGTCGGTCAAAGCCGAGGACATAGTCGATTTATTGGACGGTCTGCCGGATGAGAAAGTTGCCTGCTCGGTGATCGCGCCGGATGCTATCCGTGCTGCCGTGGAAGACTATCGTAAGAAAGCTGCGGGCAATTCACCGACATAA
- a CDS encoding peptidylprolyl isomerase, whose amino-acid sequence MKNLLKKLAILIVVALFAAAAYYLYDQFRERSVNERMAEIVHDEDRRVVSDKLKGYLDDPSPEVRARAAMALGRIGGQKAADLLFGMISDESIDLAGTAGLAMGLTHQSQYAGRLLDVALDLPSSAAAKVIASVGRLVDSSTTGVTERLAEFLDHPSPDVREAICYALLNAKAKAQAPLLIKHLKSESDDLVRAAGLYALARMEIAQANDLFVDNLADTDPFVRQTCVRGLGRSGSSKVLHLLQMSLNDSDPNVVAEAVNELSRSKDKKAKDQLAKRVESGWDEKLMGSLMDGLRLQENNEAVQTTWELLETVQPANVTAAAAVYLASRVKDKAVNLLDSLAAEPDPFLRKSAAEGYALIARKNVIPRLAGLFNDDDPWVRAAAFAGLLKIDKNNQDYYIKKALADPDWVLQTLAVDHIQSARLSSYLPQLSGMMATASVLEIDLRRSLVQVARAFLDQETENADATLILMNSLMDSEYIVRREAAIVYKDVLGEDRFGIVPPAPARIEIDAIHEGFKKYQPNPYAVIGTSKGDVELELFYDVAPLTVLNFIELAKSGLYDGLVFHRVVPGFVVQGGDPRGDGWGGPPWQIRCEYSGEPYQRGTVGIATSGQDTGGSQFFITLSPQPRLEARYTVFGQVTAGMEVVDQIVRGDLIQKIVIQEG is encoded by the coding sequence ATGAAGAACTTGCTGAAAAAACTGGCGATTCTAATCGTTGTTGCCCTGTTTGCCGCGGCCGCCTACTATCTGTACGACCAATTCCGCGAGCGCAGTGTCAACGAACGAATGGCCGAGATAGTTCACGATGAAGACCGTCGGGTGGTATCGGACAAGCTTAAGGGCTATCTTGATGATCCGTCGCCGGAAGTCCGCGCGCGCGCAGCCATGGCTTTGGGGCGGATCGGTGGTCAGAAAGCAGCCGATCTGCTTTTCGGCATGATCTCCGATGAGTCCATCGATCTGGCCGGAACGGCCGGGCTGGCCATGGGACTTACCCACCAGTCGCAGTACGCCGGTCGACTTCTGGATGTTGCCCTTGATCTGCCGTCATCGGCCGCGGCCAAAGTGATTGCATCAGTTGGTCGGTTGGTCGACAGCAGCACAACTGGCGTCACCGAACGGTTGGCGGAATTCCTGGACCATCCCTCGCCGGATGTGCGCGAAGCCATCTGCTATGCACTCTTGAACGCCAAGGCCAAAGCACAGGCGCCGCTGTTGATAAAACATCTTAAGAGTGAAAGCGACGATTTGGTGCGCGCTGCTGGACTCTATGCGTTGGCCCGGATGGAGATTGCCCAGGCAAATGATTTGTTTGTCGACAATCTGGCCGACACCGATCCGTTCGTGCGGCAAACCTGCGTGCGAGGTCTGGGCCGCTCGGGGTCGTCCAAGGTGCTCCATCTGTTGCAAATGTCGCTCAATGACTCTGATCCCAACGTGGTGGCCGAGGCAGTCAATGAACTTAGCCGCAGCAAAGACAAAAAAGCAAAAGATCAACTGGCCAAACGGGTCGAGTCCGGCTGGGATGAAAAGCTGATGGGCTCTCTCATGGACGGTCTCAGGTTGCAGGAAAACAACGAAGCCGTGCAGACAACCTGGGAATTGTTGGAAACCGTCCAGCCGGCCAATGTGACGGCGGCGGCCGCAGTCTACCTGGCCTCGCGGGTTAAAGACAAAGCGGTCAACCTGCTCGATTCGCTGGCCGCCGAACCGGACCCGTTTTTGCGAAAATCCGCAGCCGAAGGATATGCCTTGATAGCCAGGAAAAATGTCATCCCGAGACTGGCCGGGCTGTTTAACGACGATGATCCCTGGGTGCGGGCGGCGGCTTTTGCAGGCCTGCTCAAGATCGATAAGAACAACCAGGACTATTATATTAAGAAAGCGCTGGCCGATCCGGACTGGGTGCTGCAAACTTTGGCCGTTGATCATATACAGTCCGCGCGGCTTTCATCCTATCTGCCTCAGTTGAGTGGTATGATGGCGACTGCCTCGGTGTTGGAGATTGATCTGCGCCGGTCGCTGGTGCAGGTGGCTCGCGCCTTTCTCGATCAAGAGACAGAGAACGCCGACGCCACATTGATACTGATGAACTCCCTGATGGACTCGGAGTACATCGTCAGGCGGGAGGCGGCCATTGTCTACAAGGATGTGCTGGGGGAGGATCGATTTGGTATAGTCCCTCCGGCCCCGGCCCGCATAGAGATCGACGCTATTCACGAAGGTTTCAAAAAGTACCAGCCTAATCCGTATGCCGTTATCGGCACCAGCAAAGGTGATGTTGAACTGGAACTGTTCTACGACGTAGCGCCGCTCACCGTCTTGAACTTCATCGAACTGGCCAAGAGCGGGCTTTACGACGGCCTGGTCTTTCATCGTGTGGTGCCCGGCTTTGTCGTGCAGGGCGGCGACCCGCGCGGGGACGGCTGGGGTGGTCCGCCATGGCAGATACGATGCGAATACTCCGGCGAGCCGTACCAGCGCGGCACCGTGGGTATTGCCACCTCCGGCCAGGATACCGGCGGCTCACAGTTTTTCATAACGCTGTCACCCCAACCGCGCCTGGAAGCGCGCTACACCGTTTTTGGCCAGGTGACCGCTGGTATGGAAGTGGTCGACCAAATCGTGCGCGGTGACCTTATTCAAAAGATAGTCATTCAGGAAGGTTGA
- a CDS encoding ribonuclease H-like domain-containing protein yields MNDNKLHKKLRRLDKLITTDESKNRPTTNVPEHYKTLAQALAGELITNHAGAYCLVRTFYSGAYRHGRLQLPTEQLGRSLARSAFAMKELPGSAEVSSLLFVDTETTGLGGSGAVAFLVGCGSVTENGFEVRQYLMPDYSDEAAMLEALQEEFSSDKTLVTYNGAAFDLPLLRGRMIVNRVARELAMADHLDLLHAARRLFRRRLGDCSLTNVERELFEFYRQDDVPGYLIPSIYFDWLGTRRLDGLLGVLEHNRLDIVSLWFLAVMVAEAFASDGSTLDSADDLHSLARVYSRRKYHHKVVDLCRRREEIQPGVAQPDVALFQAQAFKRAGEKEQAASLWRSLSGGDSREAYWANLELAKHFEHSTRDYHQALRFAKMAQRICPYGKSHRDSLKHRIKRLTTRIKG; encoded by the coding sequence ATGAACGATAACAAGCTGCACAAGAAACTGCGCCGTCTTGACAAACTGATCACAACCGACGAGAGTAAGAACCGGCCAACCACCAACGTCCCCGAGCACTACAAAACACTGGCGCAAGCCCTGGCCGGTGAACTGATAACCAATCATGCCGGTGCTTACTGTCTGGTTCGTACATTCTACTCCGGCGCCTATCGTCATGGGCGGCTTCAGTTGCCGACCGAACAACTCGGCCGCTCGCTGGCCCGCTCTGCTTTTGCCATGAAAGAACTACCGGGCAGCGCGGAGGTATCTTCGCTATTATTCGTCGACACCGAGACCACCGGGTTGGGCGGTAGTGGAGCGGTTGCCTTCCTGGTTGGATGTGGCTCGGTGACCGAAAACGGCTTCGAGGTGCGTCAATACTTGATGCCTGACTACTCCGATGAGGCTGCTATGCTCGAAGCGCTGCAGGAAGAGTTTTCGTCCGACAAAACTCTGGTTACGTACAACGGCGCCGCATTCGATCTGCCGCTTCTGCGGGGCCGCATGATTGTCAATCGAGTGGCTCGTGAACTGGCCATGGCCGACCATCTCGATCTTTTGCACGCAGCACGACGATTGTTCCGCAGGCGGCTGGGAGATTGCTCGCTGACCAACGTCGAGCGTGAACTGTTTGAGTTTTATCGCCAAGATGATGTCCCCGGCTACTTGATACCGTCGATCTATTTCGACTGGCTTGGCACGCGCCGGCTTGACGGTTTGCTCGGTGTGCTGGAGCACAATCGGCTTGATATCGTCAGCCTGTGGTTTCTTGCTGTTATGGTCGCAGAGGCTTTTGCCAGCGATGGTTCCACACTTGACTCAGCCGATGATTTGCATTCTCTGGCGCGAGTTTACTCAAGGCGTAAATATCACCACAAGGTGGTCGATTTGTGTCGTCGCCGCGAGGAGATCCAGCCGGGTGTTGCGCAGCCGGACGTGGCTTTGTTCCAGGCTCAGGCTTTCAAGCGGGCCGGTGAAAAAGAGCAGGCAGCTTCGCTTTGGCGCTCACTCTCAGGCGGTGACAGTCGCGAGGCATATTGGGCCAATCTGGAACTGGCCAAACACTTCGAGCATTCCACCCGGGATTACCACCAAGCTCTACGCTTTGCCAAGATGGCGCAGCGCATCTGCCCCTACGGCAAGAGTCATCGGGATAGCTTGAAGCATCGAATCAAGCGGCTCACGACCAGGATAAAGGGCTGA
- a CDS encoding TIGR00300 family protein, which produces MPKRIEKIVTTEGHLIDSGLMRRIFDTIISDNGQFEMLKFEIGRNNDEFSQACLKVAAPDAVAMNKILLKLSALGCVVDEEKEIRLSPAPADGVVPPEFYSTTNQETEIHLGGKWLSVQELRMDGVIVVDNDYATVKKFRDVKKGEKIVLGLSGIKVKPEFARRDRDDFGFMSGEVSSERKVRLAVDRVAQTIGEDSKRVAVVAGPVVVHTGGAPDLARLIKHGHVHTILAGNALAVHDIEAALLGTSLGIDLTSGRPVEMGHRNHLRAINEVRRAGSIAGLVAEGSLTSGIMYETVKANLPFSLAGSLRDDGPLPDTITDMNQAQEHHSKLLEGVDVVLMLSSMLHSIAVGNMLPARVLTVCVDINPSVVTKLKDRGSLQTIGIVTDVGLFLHLLAERLLNGQ; this is translated from the coding sequence ATGCCGAAAAGGATAGAGAAAATCGTCACCACCGAAGGTCATTTGATCGATTCCGGATTGATGCGTCGAATATTCGATACGATCATTTCCGACAACGGTCAGTTCGAGATGCTCAAGTTCGAGATCGGACGCAACAACGACGAGTTCTCACAGGCCTGTCTTAAAGTCGCCGCCCCGGACGCGGTGGCCATGAATAAAATCCTGCTCAAACTGTCGGCGCTCGGCTGTGTGGTCGATGAAGAAAAAGAAATCCGACTCAGCCCGGCGCCCGCCGATGGTGTCGTGCCGCCGGAGTTTTACAGCACCACCAATCAGGAAACAGAAATCCACCTGGGCGGCAAATGGCTGTCCGTACAAGAGCTACGCATGGACGGCGTCATCGTAGTAGACAACGACTACGCGACGGTGAAGAAGTTTCGCGATGTCAAAAAGGGTGAGAAGATCGTTCTTGGCTTGTCGGGTATCAAAGTCAAGCCTGAGTTCGCGCGCCGCGACCGCGACGATTTTGGATTCATGTCCGGCGAAGTCTCGTCTGAGCGCAAGGTGCGTTTGGCGGTCGACCGGGTGGCCCAGACAATCGGTGAGGACAGCAAGCGAGTGGCCGTGGTGGCCGGACCGGTGGTCGTGCACACCGGCGGTGCGCCCGATCTGGCCCGCTTGATCAAACATGGTCATGTACATACCATTCTGGCCGGTAATGCGCTGGCCGTGCACGATATCGAAGCTGCGCTGCTGGGGACGTCGTTGGGTATTGATCTCACAAGCGGCCGTCCGGTCGAGATGGGCCACCGCAACCATCTGCGCGCGATCAACGAAGTCCGGCGGGCCGGATCGATTGCCGGGCTGGTGGCTGAAGGTTCACTCACATCAGGTATCATGTACGAAACGGTGAAAGCCAACCTGCCATTCTCGCTGGCCGGGTCGCTACGAGATGACGGCCCGTTGCCGGACACTATCACCGACATGAATCAGGCTCAGGAACACCATTCAAAACTGCTCGAAGGAGTCGACGTGGTCCTGATGTTGTCCTCGATGCTGCACTCGATAGCGGTGGGCAACATGCTTCCGGCGCGGGTGCTCACAGTCTGTGTCGATATTAATCCTTCGGTCGTGACCAAGCTCAAGGATCGTGGTTCTCTTCAGACCATCGGTATTGTAACCGATGTCGGTCTATTCCTGCACCTACTTGCCGAACGACTGTTGAACGGCCAATAG